The DNA region GGCTTTGCGCCAGATCCCGGGAGCGGTCCAAGGTGGGCATGAAGGCGCCCGAGCCCGTCTTCACGTCGAGGATCAGCACACCAAGCCCCGCCGCGAGCTTCTTGGCGAGGATGGACGCGGTGATGAGGGAGATAGACTCCACCGTCCCGGTCACATCGCGGATGGCATAAAGCGCCTTGTCTGCGGGCGCCAAATCGGCGGTTTGGCCGATGATGGCGCAGCCGGCTTGCCGCACGACTTGCCGGAAGAGAACATTGTCGGGATTGGTGTTGTAACCGGGAATGGAGTCGAACTTGTCCAGCGTCCCGCCGGTATGCCCCAGGCCGCGGCCGGAGATCATGGGCACATAGATCCCCATGGCAGCAAGAATCGGGGCCAGCATCAGCGAGACATTGTCGCCGACGCCACCGGTCGAGTGCTTATCAGCCACCGGGCCATCCAGGTCTGACCAATCGAGCACGTCGCCGGAATCGCGCATGGCGAGGGTGAGGGCGACCCGCTCCTCCATGGTCATGTCCTGGAAGTAGACTGCCATGGCGAATGCGGCAGCCTGCGCGTGGGAGACCGTGCCGTCGGCAAAGCCAGCGATGAACTGCGCTATCTCCTCGCGCGACAGCTTCAGGCCGTCGCGCTTGTGGAGGATGACTTCTTGGGGAAGGAAGGTCATGCGGGGTCTTTCGCCCTTCTTGTTAGGCTCCGTAGGGAATCCAGACGTTCTTCACCTGGGTGGCCTTGGTCAGCAGATAAGGACCCTCAAAGCGGCGATCCGCAAAATCATAGGCGCGGCCACCACTGGTCCAGGTCTGCTTGAGATTGCCGGCTGAGCTGCGCTCCACCATGGCTGAACCTTGTGCCGAGCCGGCGTACCAGAGGCCATCCACCCCATCATGCTCGGCCAGCGTCTTGGCAAGTGAAATGGAATTGCCAGTGACGATGTTGATCACGCCGTTGGGCACGTCTGAGGTTTCGATGACCTGGCAGAGATCGGTCATGCTGAGCGGCGCCGCTTCGGAGGGCACCAGCACGACCGTGTTGCCCATCGCCAGCGCCGGAGCGATTAGCGCAACCGAGCCCAGGAGCGGCAGTTCGGGTGGCGCCACGATCCCGAGCACGCCCAGTGGCTCGACCATGGCTGCTGCGACCGCGCGCAGCGGCGGGTTGTGGACGGCGCCATCGAACTTGTCGGCCCAGCCGGCAAAGGCAAAGAGCCGCTCGACGGCAAGCGCGACTTCGTCGCGCCCGTTCCTGCCGGTCTGTGCCGCAATGCGCGCGGCGAACTCGTCCCGCCGGTAATCGAGGTTCTCGGCAAGGAAATAGAGGATTTGTGCCCGCGTATGGGCCGCCGTCGTGGACCAGCCAAGCGCAGCGCGCGCGGCCTCAACGGCGTTGCGGATATCCTTGCGATTGCCGTCACCGACCTCCCCGATGAAGGCGCCGTCTGGCCCATGCACCGGGCGGGAATAGCCACTGTCGGGCCGCGCCTGTTTGCCCCCAATATACATCTTGGCGGTCTGATTGACTTGACCATTGTCGAGGGGATTGCCGGGAGTGGCTGAGAAAGCTTGTGGCTCGGGTATGGCAGCCGCGCCCAAGGTCTTTTCCCAGGCGGGCTTTAGGTACGCAGCCATCCCTTCGCGGCCACCTTCGCGGCCGAACCCGGACTCCTTGTAGCCGCCGAAACCGACTGCGGCGTCGAAATTATTGGTGCCGTTGATCCAGACCACACCGGCCTTGATCTTAGGCGCAATGTCGAGCGCGAGGTTGATGTTCTCGCTCCAGAGTGTCGCTGCCAGCCCGTATTTGGTGTTGTTGGCCAGCGCCACCGCTTCTTCGGGGGTGCGGAAGCTCATCGCCACCAGCACCGGCCCGAAGATTTCTTCGGCCACCAGCGCGTTCGCCGGCGAGACATTGGTTACGAGGGCAGGCTTGAGGAAGCAGCCG from Devosia sp. RR2S18 includes:
- the deoA gene encoding thymidine phosphorylase, producing MTFLPQEVILHKRDGLKLSREEIAQFIAGFADGTVSHAQAAAFAMAVYFQDMTMEERVALTLAMRDSGDVLDWSDLDGPVADKHSTGGVGDNVSLMLAPILAAMGIYVPMISGRGLGHTGGTLDKFDSIPGYNTNPDNVLFRQVVRQAGCAIIGQTADLAPADKALYAIRDVTGTVESISLITASILAKKLAAGLGVLILDVKTGSGAFMPTLDRSRDLAQSLVTVANGAGLRTGALITDMNEPLASAAGNALEVRNAVDFLTGKHQDERLREVTLALCAKVAEMTGVAGTEAAGRMLAESALESGRATQRFSIMVQALGGPGDFVDNMDNYLPHAAIVRDVYADGEGKVAEIDTRGVGMAVVALGGGRTRPTDSIDHSVGFDRLVGLGTSVDHHTPIARIHARDEESAADAERRLKQAYRLGADATIHVLIPESVAPTPLGQE
- a CDS encoding aldehyde dehydrogenase family protein → MNKIAQIFETLDYGPAPEGPDQAIAWLDSHGRAFGHFIGGAWTEPGKTFASNNPATGSGLAEITDGTADDVDAAVRAARAAFPGWSALSGYERGKYLYAIARAVQKHARLFAVLETMDNGKPIRESRDIDIPLVARHFYHHAGWAQHLSREFPDHVPYGVCGQIIPWNFPLLMLAWKIAPALAAGNTVVLKPAEFTSLTALLFAEICERIGLPKGVVNMVTGAGETGQAIVAHPDVDKIAFTGSTEVGKAIRVATAGTGKGLSLELGGKSPYIVFEDADIDSAIEGLVDAIWFNQGQVCCAGSRLLVQESIEEQFIGKLKKRMATLRVGDPLDKSIDIGAMVASVQVERIRELMQRGIDEGAVVYEPDGAVPSTGCFLKPALVTNVSPANALVAEEIFGPVLVAMSFRTPEEAVALANNTKYGLAATLWSENINLALDIAPKIKAGVVWINGTNNFDAAVGFGGYKESGFGREGGREGMAAYLKPAWEKTLGAAAIPEPQAFSATPGNPLDNGQVNQTAKMYIGGKQARPDSGYSRPVHGPDGAFIGEVGDGNRKDIRNAVEAARAALGWSTTAAHTRAQILYFLAENLDYRRDEFAARIAAQTGRNGRDEVALAVERLFAFAGWADKFDGAVHNPPLRAVAAAMVEPLGVLGIVAPPELPLLGSVALIAPALAMGNTVVLVPSEAAPLSMTDLCQVIETSDVPNGVINIVTGNSISLAKTLAEHDGVDGLWYAGSAQGSAMVERSSAGNLKQTWTSGGRAYDFADRRFEGPYLLTKATQVKNVWIPYGA